CACCGGCGATTTTTCGAACCGCAGCAAATGACACAGCGGGGCCAAGCCCACGTCCTGCCGCAAAAAAGCCAATTCCTTTAGCGCCGTGATCCGTCCCGCCTCATCCTGCAATTCGTACTTGTCCAAAATCCGCCGCACTTGCGGCGATTCGCTGCTATGAATCCATTGCACTCGGATCGCCTGCACCAGGTATTTCGCCCGCGACGATATCTCGATGTCAGGGTTGTTCTCCGCCATCGTCAATGCGTCATACGCTTCCGGACCGATCCGATACAATTCGTTCTGTGCCTCTTGTCGCACTAAATAATGCGCATCTCCCAAGTGCTCGATCAGCTCCGCGATGCGGGCCGACAATTGCTCGGGCGTTAAATTAGACGTGATTCCGACGGCCCCGGCGTTGGCGGTTGTCGTGTCTGTTATTGTTGCACCGGCTGTTGCCGCCGCGGCATGGGTTCCACTGCCTCCGCCGGAGTTAGAACCATTGTCGCTGGCCGCCCACAGCCTCCCGGCAAATAGAATTACTGCTGTTACTGCCAGAAGAATCGCTCCCAGCACCATCAGCCACCGTTCCCGGTAGCGCGGCGCGGAAAGCTGATGTATTCGACCCCGCATCATAAATTCACCTTCCCGCCGCCCATGGCCTCCGCACCACTCCCTTCCTTCCAACATACTTCACCCGTTCTCCCCGCTGCAAGCGGAACGGCCCCGGGTGGGCACTCAAGGCGAGGGCGGCTCTATGCCAAAGTCACGAATGGTCAGCAAGCTGGCGAACTGAATGCCGCGCTCGGCAAACGCTTTCGCACCCCCTTCCAGCCGATCGATAATCGCCAGCACGCAAGTCACCTTCAGCCCGAACTGTTCCACCCGCTCGATGGCTGCCAGCGAGGAGCCGCCGGTCGTCACCACGTCTTCGACAATCGCCACGCTGTCGCCGGGCTGAACAGGGCCTTCCACATATTTGTTGGTGCCGTGGCCCTTGGGTTCCTTTCGCACCAGAATGCCGGCCAACGAAATGTTCCGCAGGCCCGCCACCGTGATGACGGCTGCCGTAATGGGGTCGGCCCCAATCGCCATGCCCCCCACCGCCGTGGGCAACGGTCCGTGCGCGACCAGCAAATCAAGCATTCCTTCCGCCACCAGCAGCGCGCCGCGCGAGCTCAGCGTCACCTGCTTGCCGTCCAGGTAGTACGTAGCCTTTTTGCCGGAGGCCAGCGTGAAATCGCCAAACCGCAATGCGCGGCTGCGAAC
This sequence is a window from Pirellulales bacterium. Protein-coding genes within it:
- the pyrE gene encoding orotate phosphoribosyltransferase, with amino-acid sequence MYDRTALMELVRSRALRFGDFTLASGKKATYYLDGKQVTLSSRGALLVAEGMLDLLVAHGPLPTAVGGMAIGADPITAAVITVAGLRNISLAGILVRKEPKGHGTNKYVEGPVQPGDSVAIVEDVVTTGGSSLAAIERVEQFGLKVTCVLAIIDRLEGGAKAFAERGIQFASLLTIRDFGIEPPSP